One genomic segment of Calonectris borealis chromosome 18, bCalBor7.hap1.2, whole genome shotgun sequence includes these proteins:
- the ZNRF3 gene encoding E3 ubiquitin-protein ligase ZNRF3 isoform X4, with protein sequence MHPLGLCNSNDEEDLYEYGWVGVVKLEQPELEPKPCLTVLGKAKRAVQRGATAVIFDVSENPDAIDQLNQGSEDPLKRPVVYVKGADAVKLMNIVNKQKVARARIQHRPPRQPTEYFDMGIFLAFFVVVSLVCLILLVKIKLKQRRSQNSMNRLAVQALEKMETRKFKSKSKGHREGSCGALDTLSSSSTSDCAICLEKYIDGEELRVIPCTHRFHKKCVDPWLLQHHTCPHCRHNIIEQKKGNTGPVCLESINPTRSRQQRVILPVHYPGRVHRASQITAYPTRTSMDPHGNPITVLTVERHGEQSLYQAQSPAYIRSYQPIHLDHALNTHHCSLEHRAYSPAHNFRRPKFGGRNFSKAACFSQYETMYQHYYFQGLSYPEQDGQPPAGISSKGPSRAFQPGSSMLFPPVVHVVPSSRLESGSTSSFSCYHGHRSVCSGYLADCPGSDSSSSSSGQCHCSSSDSVVDCTEVSNQGVYGSCSTFRSSLSSDYDPYVYRSKSPCRVAEVGGANRGAIVLLEGPHQDELPAHGHSLVGADCRPVPASSSGDQLSNCSMDMNYSSNSSLEHRDPNGTTSEGGHEATPGAALDVKRNWKNPEIAGPLMEQACACCFELQHSALEPSNGTADCSALFLSSPLWGTCGPGIEPQSGNTSGLYSINSDHLHRTDGVKYEGLPCCFYEEKQVACSSNSGSGGGGCYTEDYAVNVQYTLPDDTLPSCCKGVCDLGQRIPIIPEDRDCELILPTECQGTHTGGCSSWDGTPELDTYLRCQGTGEVQDEREVCYEATSFLRQNYSQEEEARMLFPSPTLNSQKVMTTTKATGAGSHPLERSQIGD encoded by the exons ATGCATCCACTTGGACTGTGTAATAGCAATGATGAGGAAGACCTATATGAATATGGCTGGGTAGGAGTGGTGAAGCTGGAACAGCCGGAGTTGGAGCCTAAGCCATGCCTCACTGTCTTAGGAAAG GCAAAACGAGCAGTACAGCGAGGAGCCACAGCGGTCATCTTTGATGTTTCTGAAAACCCAGATGCCATTGATCAG CTGAACCAGGGCTCAGAGGACCCTTTGAAGAGACCAGTGGTGTATGTGAAGGGTGCTGATGCTGTCAAGCTAATGAACATTGTTAACAAGCAGAAAGTGGCACGAGCAAGGATTCAGCATCGCCCCCCACGG caacCCACCGAGTACTTTGATATGGGAATTTTCCTGGCCTTCTTTGTGGTTGTGTCTCTTGTTTGCCTCATTCTTCTTGTCAAGATCAAACTGAAACAGCGACGTAGTCAG aATTCCATGAACAGGCTTGCAGTGCAAGCACTGGAAAAAATGGAGACCAGGAAGTTTAAGTCCAAAAGTAAGGGACACCGGGAAGGTAGCTGTGGAGCACTGGACACACTCAGTAGCAGCTCCACGTCAGACTGTGCCATCTGCTTGGAGAAGTACATTGATGGGGAG GAACTGCGTGTCATTCCCTGCACTCACCGATTTCACAAGAAATGTGTGGATCCTTGGCTACTGCAGCATCATACCTGCCCTCACTGCCGCCATAACATCATAG AACAGAAGAAGGGAAATACAGGTCCAGTCTGTCTGGAATCCATCAACCCAACACGCAGCCGGCAGCAGAGGGTGATTCTGCCTGTCCATTACCCAGGCCGAGTGCACAGAGCAAGCCAAATAACAGCATATCCCACTCGGACAAGCATGGACCCTCACGGAAACCCTATCACAGTACTTACAGTTGAGCGACATGGTGAACAGAGCCTCTACCAAGCCCAATCCCCAGCCTATATCCGAAGTTATCAGCCAATTCATTTGGACCATGCTTTAAACACGCATCACTGTAGCCTGGAACATAGGGCTTACTCTCCAGCTCACAACTTCCGAAGACCTAAGTTTGGTGGACGCAACTTTTCCAAAGCAGCATGCTTTTCCCAATATGAGACCATGTATCAGCACTACTACTTCCAAGGCCTTAGTTACCCTGAGCAAGATGGACAGCCTCCAGCTGGCATTTCCTCAAAGGGTCCTTCCCGTGCCTTTCAGCCTGGTAGCAGCATGCTTTTCCCGCCTGTGGTACATGTAGTGCCCTCATCCCGCCTGGAGAGTGGCAGTACCTCCAGCTTTAGCTGCTATCATGGTCATCGTTCAGTGTGCAGCGGATATTTGGCTGACTGTCCtgggagtgacagcagcagcagcagttctggtcAGTGCCACTGCTCCTCTAGTGATTCCGTGGTTGACTGCACTGAGGTCAGCAACCAAGGGGTTTATGGGAGCTGCTCCACTTTCCGCAGCTCTTTGAGCAGTGACTATGACCCGTACGTTTACCGCAGTAAGAGCCCTTGCCGAGTGGCTGAGGTTGGTGGTGCGAACAGGGGTGCAATTGTTCTCTTGGAGGGCCCCCACCAGGATGAGCTTCCAGCTCATGGTCACAGTCTGGTGGGTGCTGACTGCCGGCCTGTGCCAGCTTCTTCCTCAGGGGACCAACTGTCTAATTGCAGCATGGATATGAACTATAGCAGTAATTCCTCACTAGAGCACAGGGATCCAAATGGCACTACCTCAGAGGGAGGACATGAGGCCACTCCTGGTGCTGCCTTGGATGTTAAAAGGAACTGGAAGAATCCAGAGATAGCAGGGCCGCTTATGGAGCAAGCATGCGCATGCTGCTTTGAACTCCAGCACTCTGCCCTGGAGCCTAGCAATGGGACAGCTGACTGTAGCGCGCTCTTCCTTAGCTCTCCGCTGTGGGGGACATGTGGCCCAGGAATAGAACCACAGTCAGGGAACACCTCGGGCTTATACAGTATTAACTCAGACCACTTGCATAGGACAGATGGGGTAAAATATGAGGGCTTGCCCTGCTGCTTCTATGAAGAGAAGCAGGTAGCCTGTAGTAGCAACAGTGGCAGTGGAGGTGGTGGCTGCTATACAGAAGACTATGCAGTGAATGTGCAGTACACGCTTCCTGATGACACCTTGCCAAGCTGCTGTAAGGGTGTATGTGATCTGGGTCAACGCATCCCTATAATTCCTGAAGACAGAGACTGTGAGCTGATCCTACCTACAGAGTGCCAAGGGACCCACACAGGAGGCTGTAGTTCTTGGGATGGAACACCTGAGCTAGATACTTACCTGCGCTGCCAAGGTACAGGAGAGGTACAGGATGAGAGGGAGGTGTGCTATGAGGCAACATCATTCCTGCGGCAGAACTACTCTCAGGAGGAGGAAGCCAGAATGCTCTTTCCCAGTCCCACCCTGAACTCCCAGAAGGTGATGACGACCACAAAGGCCACAG GTGCTGGATCTCATCCCTTGGAGAGAAGCCAAATCGGTGACTAG
- the ZNRF3 gene encoding E3 ubiquitin-protein ligase ZNRF3 isoform X7, whose protein sequence is MNIVNKQKVARARIQHRPPRQPTEYFDMGIFLAFFVVVSLVCLILLVKIKLKQRRSQNSMNRLAVQALEKMETRKFKSKSKGHREGSCGALDTLSSSSTSDCAICLEKYIDGEELRVIPCTHRFHKKCVDPWLLQHHTCPHCRHNIIEQKKGNTGPVCLESINPTRSRQQRVILPVHYPGRVHRASQITAYPTRTSMDPHGNPITVLTVERHGEQSLYQAQSPAYIRSYQPIHLDHALNTHHCSLEHRAYSPAHNFRRPKFGGRNFSKAACFSQYETMYQHYYFQGLSYPEQDGQPPAGISSKGPSRAFQPGSSMLFPPVVHVVPSSRLESGSTSSFSCYHGHRSVCSGYLADCPGSDSSSSSSGQCHCSSSDSVVDCTEVSNQGVYGSCSTFRSSLSSDYDPYVYRSKSPCRVAEVGGANRGAIVLLEGPHQDELPAHGHSLVGADCRPVPASSSGDQLSNCSMDMNYSSNSSLEHRDPNGTTSEGGHEATPGAALDVKRNWKNPEIAGPLMEQACACCFELQHSALEPSNGTADCSALFLSSPLWGTCGPGIEPQSGNTSGLYSINSDHLHRTDGVKYEGLPCCFYEEKQVACSSNSGSGGGGCYTEDYAVNVQYTLPDDTLPSCCKGVCDLGQRIPIIPEDRDCELILPTECQGTHTGGCSSWDGTPELDTYLRCQGTGEVQDEREVCYEATSFLRQNYSQEEEARMLFPSPTLNSQKVMTTTKATGAGSHPLERSQIGD, encoded by the exons ATGAACATTGTTAACAAGCAGAAAGTGGCACGAGCAAGGATTCAGCATCGCCCCCCACGG caacCCACCGAGTACTTTGATATGGGAATTTTCCTGGCCTTCTTTGTGGTTGTGTCTCTTGTTTGCCTCATTCTTCTTGTCAAGATCAAACTGAAACAGCGACGTAGTCAG aATTCCATGAACAGGCTTGCAGTGCAAGCACTGGAAAAAATGGAGACCAGGAAGTTTAAGTCCAAAAGTAAGGGACACCGGGAAGGTAGCTGTGGAGCACTGGACACACTCAGTAGCAGCTCCACGTCAGACTGTGCCATCTGCTTGGAGAAGTACATTGATGGGGAG GAACTGCGTGTCATTCCCTGCACTCACCGATTTCACAAGAAATGTGTGGATCCTTGGCTACTGCAGCATCATACCTGCCCTCACTGCCGCCATAACATCATAG AACAGAAGAAGGGAAATACAGGTCCAGTCTGTCTGGAATCCATCAACCCAACACGCAGCCGGCAGCAGAGGGTGATTCTGCCTGTCCATTACCCAGGCCGAGTGCACAGAGCAAGCCAAATAACAGCATATCCCACTCGGACAAGCATGGACCCTCACGGAAACCCTATCACAGTACTTACAGTTGAGCGACATGGTGAACAGAGCCTCTACCAAGCCCAATCCCCAGCCTATATCCGAAGTTATCAGCCAATTCATTTGGACCATGCTTTAAACACGCATCACTGTAGCCTGGAACATAGGGCTTACTCTCCAGCTCACAACTTCCGAAGACCTAAGTTTGGTGGACGCAACTTTTCCAAAGCAGCATGCTTTTCCCAATATGAGACCATGTATCAGCACTACTACTTCCAAGGCCTTAGTTACCCTGAGCAAGATGGACAGCCTCCAGCTGGCATTTCCTCAAAGGGTCCTTCCCGTGCCTTTCAGCCTGGTAGCAGCATGCTTTTCCCGCCTGTGGTACATGTAGTGCCCTCATCCCGCCTGGAGAGTGGCAGTACCTCCAGCTTTAGCTGCTATCATGGTCATCGTTCAGTGTGCAGCGGATATTTGGCTGACTGTCCtgggagtgacagcagcagcagcagttctggtcAGTGCCACTGCTCCTCTAGTGATTCCGTGGTTGACTGCACTGAGGTCAGCAACCAAGGGGTTTATGGGAGCTGCTCCACTTTCCGCAGCTCTTTGAGCAGTGACTATGACCCGTACGTTTACCGCAGTAAGAGCCCTTGCCGAGTGGCTGAGGTTGGTGGTGCGAACAGGGGTGCAATTGTTCTCTTGGAGGGCCCCCACCAGGATGAGCTTCCAGCTCATGGTCACAGTCTGGTGGGTGCTGACTGCCGGCCTGTGCCAGCTTCTTCCTCAGGGGACCAACTGTCTAATTGCAGCATGGATATGAACTATAGCAGTAATTCCTCACTAGAGCACAGGGATCCAAATGGCACTACCTCAGAGGGAGGACATGAGGCCACTCCTGGTGCTGCCTTGGATGTTAAAAGGAACTGGAAGAATCCAGAGATAGCAGGGCCGCTTATGGAGCAAGCATGCGCATGCTGCTTTGAACTCCAGCACTCTGCCCTGGAGCCTAGCAATGGGACAGCTGACTGTAGCGCGCTCTTCCTTAGCTCTCCGCTGTGGGGGACATGTGGCCCAGGAATAGAACCACAGTCAGGGAACACCTCGGGCTTATACAGTATTAACTCAGACCACTTGCATAGGACAGATGGGGTAAAATATGAGGGCTTGCCCTGCTGCTTCTATGAAGAGAAGCAGGTAGCCTGTAGTAGCAACAGTGGCAGTGGAGGTGGTGGCTGCTATACAGAAGACTATGCAGTGAATGTGCAGTACACGCTTCCTGATGACACCTTGCCAAGCTGCTGTAAGGGTGTATGTGATCTGGGTCAACGCATCCCTATAATTCCTGAAGACAGAGACTGTGAGCTGATCCTACCTACAGAGTGCCAAGGGACCCACACAGGAGGCTGTAGTTCTTGGGATGGAACACCTGAGCTAGATACTTACCTGCGCTGCCAAGGTACAGGAGAGGTACAGGATGAGAGGGAGGTGTGCTATGAGGCAACATCATTCCTGCGGCAGAACTACTCTCAGGAGGAGGAAGCCAGAATGCTCTTTCCCAGTCCCACCCTGAACTCCCAGAAGGTGATGACGACCACAAAGGCCACAG GTGCTGGATCTCATCCCTTGGAGAGAAGCCAAATCGGTGACTAG
- the ZNRF3 gene encoding E3 ubiquitin-protein ligase ZNRF3 isoform X5 — translation MYFVDKQGFSFFGVSVQLPSFHLKWLNQGSEDPLKRPVVYVKGADAVKLMNIVNKQKVARARIQHRPPRQPTEYFDMGIFLAFFVVVSLVCLILLVKIKLKQRRSQNSMNRLAVQALEKMETRKFKSKSKGHREGSCGALDTLSSSSTSDCAICLEKYIDGEELRVIPCTHRFHKKCVDPWLLQHHTCPHCRHNIIEQKKGNTGPVCLESINPTRSRQQRVILPVHYPGRVHRASQITAYPTRTSMDPHGNPITVLTVERHGEQSLYQAQSPAYIRSYQPIHLDHALNTHHCSLEHRAYSPAHNFRRPKFGGRNFSKAACFSQYETMYQHYYFQGLSYPEQDGQPPAGISSKGPSRAFQPGSSMLFPPVVHVVPSSRLESGSTSSFSCYHGHRSVCSGYLADCPGSDSSSSSSGQCHCSSSDSVVDCTEVSNQGVYGSCSTFRSSLSSDYDPYVYRSKSPCRVAEVGGANRGAIVLLEGPHQDELPAHGHSLVGADCRPVPASSSGDQLSNCSMDMNYSSNSSLEHRDPNGTTSEGGHEATPGAALDVKRNWKNPEIAGPLMEQACACCFELQHSALEPSNGTADCSALFLSSPLWGTCGPGIEPQSGNTSGLYSINSDHLHRTDGVKYEGLPCCFYEEKQVACSSNSGSGGGGCYTEDYAVNVQYTLPDDTLPSCCKGVCDLGQRIPIIPEDRDCELILPTECQGTHTGGCSSWDGTPELDTYLRCQGTGEVQDEREVCYEATSFLRQNYSQEEEARMLFPSPTLNSQKVMTTTKATGAGSHPLERSQIGD, via the exons ATGTATTTTGTGGACAagcagggtttttctttttttggggtcTCGGTACAACTTCCATCTTTTCATTTGAAGTGG CTGAACCAGGGCTCAGAGGACCCTTTGAAGAGACCAGTGGTGTATGTGAAGGGTGCTGATGCTGTCAAGCTAATGAACATTGTTAACAAGCAGAAAGTGGCACGAGCAAGGATTCAGCATCGCCCCCCACGG caacCCACCGAGTACTTTGATATGGGAATTTTCCTGGCCTTCTTTGTGGTTGTGTCTCTTGTTTGCCTCATTCTTCTTGTCAAGATCAAACTGAAACAGCGACGTAGTCAG aATTCCATGAACAGGCTTGCAGTGCAAGCACTGGAAAAAATGGAGACCAGGAAGTTTAAGTCCAAAAGTAAGGGACACCGGGAAGGTAGCTGTGGAGCACTGGACACACTCAGTAGCAGCTCCACGTCAGACTGTGCCATCTGCTTGGAGAAGTACATTGATGGGGAG GAACTGCGTGTCATTCCCTGCACTCACCGATTTCACAAGAAATGTGTGGATCCTTGGCTACTGCAGCATCATACCTGCCCTCACTGCCGCCATAACATCATAG AACAGAAGAAGGGAAATACAGGTCCAGTCTGTCTGGAATCCATCAACCCAACACGCAGCCGGCAGCAGAGGGTGATTCTGCCTGTCCATTACCCAGGCCGAGTGCACAGAGCAAGCCAAATAACAGCATATCCCACTCGGACAAGCATGGACCCTCACGGAAACCCTATCACAGTACTTACAGTTGAGCGACATGGTGAACAGAGCCTCTACCAAGCCCAATCCCCAGCCTATATCCGAAGTTATCAGCCAATTCATTTGGACCATGCTTTAAACACGCATCACTGTAGCCTGGAACATAGGGCTTACTCTCCAGCTCACAACTTCCGAAGACCTAAGTTTGGTGGACGCAACTTTTCCAAAGCAGCATGCTTTTCCCAATATGAGACCATGTATCAGCACTACTACTTCCAAGGCCTTAGTTACCCTGAGCAAGATGGACAGCCTCCAGCTGGCATTTCCTCAAAGGGTCCTTCCCGTGCCTTTCAGCCTGGTAGCAGCATGCTTTTCCCGCCTGTGGTACATGTAGTGCCCTCATCCCGCCTGGAGAGTGGCAGTACCTCCAGCTTTAGCTGCTATCATGGTCATCGTTCAGTGTGCAGCGGATATTTGGCTGACTGTCCtgggagtgacagcagcagcagcagttctggtcAGTGCCACTGCTCCTCTAGTGATTCCGTGGTTGACTGCACTGAGGTCAGCAACCAAGGGGTTTATGGGAGCTGCTCCACTTTCCGCAGCTCTTTGAGCAGTGACTATGACCCGTACGTTTACCGCAGTAAGAGCCCTTGCCGAGTGGCTGAGGTTGGTGGTGCGAACAGGGGTGCAATTGTTCTCTTGGAGGGCCCCCACCAGGATGAGCTTCCAGCTCATGGTCACAGTCTGGTGGGTGCTGACTGCCGGCCTGTGCCAGCTTCTTCCTCAGGGGACCAACTGTCTAATTGCAGCATGGATATGAACTATAGCAGTAATTCCTCACTAGAGCACAGGGATCCAAATGGCACTACCTCAGAGGGAGGACATGAGGCCACTCCTGGTGCTGCCTTGGATGTTAAAAGGAACTGGAAGAATCCAGAGATAGCAGGGCCGCTTATGGAGCAAGCATGCGCATGCTGCTTTGAACTCCAGCACTCTGCCCTGGAGCCTAGCAATGGGACAGCTGACTGTAGCGCGCTCTTCCTTAGCTCTCCGCTGTGGGGGACATGTGGCCCAGGAATAGAACCACAGTCAGGGAACACCTCGGGCTTATACAGTATTAACTCAGACCACTTGCATAGGACAGATGGGGTAAAATATGAGGGCTTGCCCTGCTGCTTCTATGAAGAGAAGCAGGTAGCCTGTAGTAGCAACAGTGGCAGTGGAGGTGGTGGCTGCTATACAGAAGACTATGCAGTGAATGTGCAGTACACGCTTCCTGATGACACCTTGCCAAGCTGCTGTAAGGGTGTATGTGATCTGGGTCAACGCATCCCTATAATTCCTGAAGACAGAGACTGTGAGCTGATCCTACCTACAGAGTGCCAAGGGACCCACACAGGAGGCTGTAGTTCTTGGGATGGAACACCTGAGCTAGATACTTACCTGCGCTGCCAAGGTACAGGAGAGGTACAGGATGAGAGGGAGGTGTGCTATGAGGCAACATCATTCCTGCGGCAGAACTACTCTCAGGAGGAGGAAGCCAGAATGCTCTTTCCCAGTCCCACCCTGAACTCCCAGAAGGTGATGACGACCACAAAGGCCACAG GTGCTGGATCTCATCCCTTGGAGAGAAGCCAAATCGGTGACTAG
- the ZNRF3 gene encoding E3 ubiquitin-protein ligase ZNRF3 isoform X2, with protein MRGCGAGAVLAVPPPLLLGLLLAAAPGAALGKETAFVEVVLFESSPSGDYTTYTTGLQGRFSRAGATLSAEGEIVQMHPLGLCNSNDEEDLYEYGWVGVVKLEQPELEPKPCLTVLGKAKRAVQRGATAVIFDVSENPDAIDQLNQGSEDPLKRPVVYVKGADAVKLMNIVNKQKVARARIQHRPPRQPTEYFDMGIFLAFFVVVSLVCLILLVKIKLKQRRSQELRVIPCTHRFHKKCVDPWLLQHHTCPHCRHNIIEQKKGNTGPVCLESINPTRSRQQRVILPVHYPGRVHRASQITAYPTRTSMDPHGNPITVLTVERHGEQSLYQAQSPAYIRSYQPIHLDHALNTHHCSLEHRAYSPAHNFRRPKFGGRNFSKAACFSQYETMYQHYYFQGLSYPEQDGQPPAGISSKGPSRAFQPGSSMLFPPVVHVVPSSRLESGSTSSFSCYHGHRSVCSGYLADCPGSDSSSSSSGQCHCSSSDSVVDCTEVSNQGVYGSCSTFRSSLSSDYDPYVYRSKSPCRVAEVGGANRGAIVLLEGPHQDELPAHGHSLVGADCRPVPASSSGDQLSNCSMDMNYSSNSSLEHRDPNGTTSEGGHEATPGAALDVKRNWKNPEIAGPLMEQACACCFELQHSALEPSNGTADCSALFLSSPLWGTCGPGIEPQSGNTSGLYSINSDHLHRTDGVKYEGLPCCFYEEKQVACSSNSGSGGGGCYTEDYAVNVQYTLPDDTLPSCCKGVCDLGQRIPIIPEDRDCELILPTECQGTHTGGCSSWDGTPELDTYLRCQGTGEVQDEREVCYEATSFLRQNYSQEEEARMLFPSPTLNSQKVMTTTKATGAGSHPLERSQIGD; from the exons ATGCATCCACTTGGACTGTGTAATAGCAATGATGAGGAAGACCTATATGAATATGGCTGGGTAGGAGTGGTGAAGCTGGAACAGCCGGAGTTGGAGCCTAAGCCATGCCTCACTGTCTTAGGAAAG GCAAAACGAGCAGTACAGCGAGGAGCCACAGCGGTCATCTTTGATGTTTCTGAAAACCCAGATGCCATTGATCAG CTGAACCAGGGCTCAGAGGACCCTTTGAAGAGACCAGTGGTGTATGTGAAGGGTGCTGATGCTGTCAAGCTAATGAACATTGTTAACAAGCAGAAAGTGGCACGAGCAAGGATTCAGCATCGCCCCCCACGG caacCCACCGAGTACTTTGATATGGGAATTTTCCTGGCCTTCTTTGTGGTTGTGTCTCTTGTTTGCCTCATTCTTCTTGTCAAGATCAAACTGAAACAGCGACGTAGTCAG GAACTGCGTGTCATTCCCTGCACTCACCGATTTCACAAGAAATGTGTGGATCCTTGGCTACTGCAGCATCATACCTGCCCTCACTGCCGCCATAACATCATAG AACAGAAGAAGGGAAATACAGGTCCAGTCTGTCTGGAATCCATCAACCCAACACGCAGCCGGCAGCAGAGGGTGATTCTGCCTGTCCATTACCCAGGCCGAGTGCACAGAGCAAGCCAAATAACAGCATATCCCACTCGGACAAGCATGGACCCTCACGGAAACCCTATCACAGTACTTACAGTTGAGCGACATGGTGAACAGAGCCTCTACCAAGCCCAATCCCCAGCCTATATCCGAAGTTATCAGCCAATTCATTTGGACCATGCTTTAAACACGCATCACTGTAGCCTGGAACATAGGGCTTACTCTCCAGCTCACAACTTCCGAAGACCTAAGTTTGGTGGACGCAACTTTTCCAAAGCAGCATGCTTTTCCCAATATGAGACCATGTATCAGCACTACTACTTCCAAGGCCTTAGTTACCCTGAGCAAGATGGACAGCCTCCAGCTGGCATTTCCTCAAAGGGTCCTTCCCGTGCCTTTCAGCCTGGTAGCAGCATGCTTTTCCCGCCTGTGGTACATGTAGTGCCCTCATCCCGCCTGGAGAGTGGCAGTACCTCCAGCTTTAGCTGCTATCATGGTCATCGTTCAGTGTGCAGCGGATATTTGGCTGACTGTCCtgggagtgacagcagcagcagcagttctggtcAGTGCCACTGCTCCTCTAGTGATTCCGTGGTTGACTGCACTGAGGTCAGCAACCAAGGGGTTTATGGGAGCTGCTCCACTTTCCGCAGCTCTTTGAGCAGTGACTATGACCCGTACGTTTACCGCAGTAAGAGCCCTTGCCGAGTGGCTGAGGTTGGTGGTGCGAACAGGGGTGCAATTGTTCTCTTGGAGGGCCCCCACCAGGATGAGCTTCCAGCTCATGGTCACAGTCTGGTGGGTGCTGACTGCCGGCCTGTGCCAGCTTCTTCCTCAGGGGACCAACTGTCTAATTGCAGCATGGATATGAACTATAGCAGTAATTCCTCACTAGAGCACAGGGATCCAAATGGCACTACCTCAGAGGGAGGACATGAGGCCACTCCTGGTGCTGCCTTGGATGTTAAAAGGAACTGGAAGAATCCAGAGATAGCAGGGCCGCTTATGGAGCAAGCATGCGCATGCTGCTTTGAACTCCAGCACTCTGCCCTGGAGCCTAGCAATGGGACAGCTGACTGTAGCGCGCTCTTCCTTAGCTCTCCGCTGTGGGGGACATGTGGCCCAGGAATAGAACCACAGTCAGGGAACACCTCGGGCTTATACAGTATTAACTCAGACCACTTGCATAGGACAGATGGGGTAAAATATGAGGGCTTGCCCTGCTGCTTCTATGAAGAGAAGCAGGTAGCCTGTAGTAGCAACAGTGGCAGTGGAGGTGGTGGCTGCTATACAGAAGACTATGCAGTGAATGTGCAGTACACGCTTCCTGATGACACCTTGCCAAGCTGCTGTAAGGGTGTATGTGATCTGGGTCAACGCATCCCTATAATTCCTGAAGACAGAGACTGTGAGCTGATCCTACCTACAGAGTGCCAAGGGACCCACACAGGAGGCTGTAGTTCTTGGGATGGAACACCTGAGCTAGATACTTACCTGCGCTGCCAAGGTACAGGAGAGGTACAGGATGAGAGGGAGGTGTGCTATGAGGCAACATCATTCCTGCGGCAGAACTACTCTCAGGAGGAGGAAGCCAGAATGCTCTTTCCCAGTCCCACCCTGAACTCCCAGAAGGTGATGACGACCACAAAGGCCACAG GTGCTGGATCTCATCCCTTGGAGAGAAGCCAAATCGGTGACTAG